The genomic window GTAGTAGGCGGGCACGGTCGGCGAGGTCTCGTCGACCGTCGCGGACGTTGGCCGGAGCGGGAGGCTGCATGGGCTCGGCCCAGGGGGGCGAGGACGGGCGAGGCTCGTCCTCGGGCACCGGCGAGGCGGAGCTGCCACCGCTGCTGACCGCGGCCTTCGCGGCCGGCGGGGAGATGGGCGCGCGACTGCGCTCCTTCGACTGGTCCACCATCCCGCTCGGCGGACCGGCGACCTGGCCCCCCGCGCTCTGCCACGCCGTCAGCATGATGCTCTCCTCCCGCGCCCAGATCGTGATGTTCTGGGGCGAGGAGCACCGCGCCTTCTACAACGACGCCTACCGGCCGACCATCGGCACCAAGCACCCCGCCGTCATCGGCCAGCCGGCCGGCCGGCACTGGGCGGAGACCTGGGACGTGCTGGGGCCGCTGCTGGACGGGGTGCGCGGGACCGGCGACTCCTACCGGGGCGAGGACCACCCCTTCGTCATCGAGCGGCACGGCTTCCTCGAGGACGTCTACTTCGACGTCTCCTACGACCCGATCCGGGACGCCGACGGCACGGTCAACGGCGTCTTCTGCTTCGTCAACGAGACCACCGGCCGGGTGGTCGGCGAGCGTCGGTTACAGGCCCTGGCCGAGTTGGGCTCCCAGCTCGCCGACGTGCAGAGCATCCCGGAACTCGGCGAGGTCGCCGCCCGGGTCCTCGCCGGGCACCGGGCGGACGTGCCGTTCAGCCTGCTCTGGCTGTCCGACTCCGACGGCAGCCCGATGCTGGCCGGCTGCGCCGGCGTCGAGCCGGGCCAGGTCGCCGGCGGGCCGCCCGAGGCGCAGCCCGTGCCGGGCGGTCCGGACGGCGCCCGGACCCTTCCCGTCGTCGAGCTGCTCGGCGGGCTGCCGCCGGACACGGCCGAGCGGGCGCTCGTGCTGCCGATCACCGCGACCAACGAGCCGGCCGGCGTGCTGGTGCTCGGCCTCGCCAGCCGCCTGCCGCTCACCGACGAGTACCGCGACTTCACCGACCTGGTCGCGGCGCAGGTCTCCCGCGCGGTCGGCAAGCAGCAGGCGTACGAGCAGGAACGCGCCCGGGCCGCGGAGCTGGCCGCGCTGGACCGCGCCAAGACCAACTTCTTCGCCAACGTCAGCCACGAGTTCCGCACCCCGTTGACGCTGGTCCTGGGGCCGCTGGAGGACCTGCTCGCCGACCCCGCCCTGCCCGCGGAGTACACCGAGCGGCTGACCATGATGCACCGCAACGCGCTGCGGCTGCTCAAGCTGGTCAACACCGTGCTGGACTTCTCCCGGCTGGAGTCCGGCCGGCTGGCCGCCCGGTACCAGCCCACCGACCTCGCCGACTACACCTCCCGGCTGGCCAGCACCTTCCGGTCGGCGATCGAGCGGGCCGGCCTGCGCCTGGTGGTGGACTGCCCGCCGCTGCCCGCGCCGGTCCACGTCGACCGGGACATGTGGGAGAAGATCGTCCTCAACCTGGTCTCGAACGCGGTCAAGTTCACCTTCGACGGCGAGATCCGGGTCCGGGTCCGGGCGGTCGAGGGCGCCGCCCGGGTGGAGGTCATCGACACCGGGGTCGGCATCGCACCGGAGGAGCTGCCGCACGTCTTCGAGCGGTTCCACCGGGTGCCGGGCGTCCGCTCGCGTACCCATGAGGGCACCGGGATCGGGCTCGCACTGGTCCGCGAGCTGGTCGAGATGCACGGCGGCACGGTCGAGGTGCGCAGCCGGGTCGACGAGGGCAGCACCTTCGCCGTGACCGTCCCGTTCGGGTACGGGCATCTGCCCGCCGACCGGGTGGCCACCCTCGCCCCGGTGCCGCTGACCGAGCCGGAGCAAGCCCGGCTCTACGTCGCCGAGACCGCGCTCTGGACCGACGAGGTCGGGCCGCCCGCCGGCCTGCCGGAACCGGTCGGCGCGCCGGCCGGCGGCGGTCGGATCCTGCTCGCCGACGACAACGCGGACCTGCGGGAACACGTCAGGCGCCTGCTCGCCCACGCCTACGAGGTGGTGGCCGTGCCGGACGGCGTGGAGGCGCTCCGGCTGGCCGTCGACACCCCGTTCGACCTGGTGCTGGCCGACGTGATGATGCCGCGGTTGGACGGCTTCGGGCTGGTCACCGCGCTGCGCGCGAACCCGCTCACCCGGCACCTGCCGATCGTGCTGCTCTCCGCCCGGGCCGGCTCGGCCGAGGCGGTCGCCGGGCTCTCGGTCGGCGCCGACGACTACCTCACCAAGCCCTTCTCCAGCCAGGAGCTGATCGCCCGGGTCCGGGCCAACGTCGAGCTGGGCCAGCTTCGCGGC from Micromonospora kangleipakensis includes these protein-coding regions:
- a CDS encoding SpoIIE family protein phosphatase; this encodes MGSAQGGEDGRGSSSGTGEAELPPLLTAAFAAGGEMGARLRSFDWSTIPLGGPATWPPALCHAVSMMLSSRAQIVMFWGEEHRAFYNDAYRPTIGTKHPAVIGQPAGRHWAETWDVLGPLLDGVRGTGDSYRGEDHPFVIERHGFLEDVYFDVSYDPIRDADGTVNGVFCFVNETTGRVVGERRLQALAELGSQLADVQSIPELGEVAARVLAGHRADVPFSLLWLSDSDGSPMLAGCAGVEPGQVAGGPPEAQPVPGGPDGARTLPVVELLGGLPPDTAERALVLPITATNEPAGVLVLGLASRLPLTDEYRDFTDLVAAQVSRAVGKQQAYEQERARAAELAALDRAKTNFFANVSHEFRTPLTLVLGPLEDLLADPALPAEYTERLTMMHRNALRLLKLVNTVLDFSRLESGRLAARYQPTDLADYTSRLASTFRSAIERAGLRLVVDCPPLPAPVHVDRDMWEKIVLNLVSNAVKFTFDGEIRVRVRAVEGAARVEVIDTGVGIAPEELPHVFERFHRVPGVRSRTHEGTGIGLALVRELVEMHGGTVEVRSRVDEGSTFAVTVPFGYGHLPADRVATLAPVPLTEPEQARLYVAETALWTDEVGPPAGLPEPVGAPAGGGRILLADDNADLREHVRRLLAHAYEVVAVPDGVEALRLAVDTPFDLVLADVMMPRLDGFGLVTALRANPLTRHLPIVLLSARAGSAEAVAGLSVGADDYLTKPFSSQELIARVRANVELGQLRGQIIRRLRALADAAVAINTARSTADVVQVAARHALSLTEAARVVVTATGARHEADGGGEAAAEPSAVLPLSGTTGEQLGELRVWRRQDDGTEQAALTQLARLVGVRLENAQLYEAEHRIATTLQHSLLPRTLPQLPGAVVASRYLPGSADVEVGGDWYDVIGAADDELVLVIGDVVGKGVRAAAAMGQLRNALRAYVLEGFDPGQALTRLNRLVGSTEGGSFATVVCLWFSPRSGRLRYASAGHPSPLLIRGDDVAFLHDRALGPPIGAIPEASYRTVEGDLPPGGRLLLYTDGLIEDRQLGIDTALGQLRLDAASPGEHVADLVDAVVQRVAGRPRHDDVAVLALEAAELNRFLLRLPADPTRLSVLRKRLEDFLVAHQVGEDDLFDLTVAISEAAANAIEHPVSPTEPVIAVEVTIEDRTVVATVRDSGRWRESTGSGFRGRGLALIKALGDLTVRRTAEGTELTLRRQLRD